TGCTATAACACAAAAAAAGAGTTGGACTTCACATTGCAACTGATTAATACACATTTGTTATGATAGGTTAAGCTGCTGTAACAattaaacctaaaataaatagctgaaacaaaacagaatttaatttctctctcctttaacaGATTAGGGTAGATGTTCCCAGTTACTActctaaataattttttgtgACGCAGATTAATGGGGACTCTCTGCCATCTATAATTTGTTCCTGCTGAAATGATTCTAGCCAACATAAAACATCATCACCATTCCATCccacaagaagagaaaaagggtATAGAAGAGATTGGAGAATTTATGGACCAGGCCCACTGGTCCTCATGCTTGCATACATCACTTTGGCTCCCATTCCATTGGAGATAACTGAGTCCTGTACCACCTCATTCCAAGGGGCATTGAATATATGGCTGCTCAGATATTGTAAAAGAAGTGGCTAAAGAATTTTGGTGGACagtttctaaaaagaaacaaaaaaatccctgGGGGAATATGCATCTAATTCTAATAGTGGTTTTCTTGGAGGTGAGATTACAGGAGACATTCACTTTTTACACTGTACAGTTTTGAAGTGCTTGCATTTTTATTGCAAGAATGTGTTACTATTTTAAGCAGAAACTAAAAAGGAAAGCCAGGGTggagagaataataataaatttgactATATAAAAAGTGAAACCACTTACTAATACAGTCTTAATTGATGAAAACAGAAACCAACCTAAATTTTCATCACAggagaatgggtaaataaatgatGGTATAATCATACAATGGATTATTAGAGAGCAGTAAAAATTAATGAGCAATACCTGCACACAACAATGTGGTtgaatctttaatgaaaaagtcaTAAAAGATTATTTgctgtatttatcatttttattaatcaCACATTTGTGTGGTAAAAACCATACTGCTTTTaacttccattttgaaaatatttttaaaaggaggcagaagagcatAATGAACTCTCATAGAACATCAATCCGATTCAACAATGattaatattttgccatatttgtctaatctggcttttatttctttgtacagTATTTTGATGCAAATCCCatatatgtcatttatttctaCATACTTCTGTAAGCATGTAGTAAGTAAATTTAGACATTTCTCACATAGCGACAAGCCacaaccacattaacaaaattaacaataattctttGGTATTATCTCAGTCCATAATCAAACGTCTCCAGTTATTTCAAAACATCACTTTTCAAAGCTGGTTcatttgaatcaggatccaaacagTTCACATGTTTACTTCTGTTTGTCTTGTCTCTAGGATTCCTAACCTGAGGCAGCtgctctctcattcttttttttttttttttttctttcgtgTTTTTGACTTGTTGCAGAAACTGAGTCAGTTATTCCTGAAATGCTGcggaaaaacgtgttacagctcggtgttacagctcagttgtgacagcaacccaGATCTGGCTGAAACACCAAGCAGCACTcgcagagttggagaactcaggtttattaagCCAGCCAACAGGCGgagaggagttaacacttcaagctctggaccccgctTGTAGGTTTACataggccttttataggctgccagttttacactttgcaacatcatgtgcaaataaagtacaacagaagttgactaACCAGGAACaaactttgtagaaatagaccaatcaggagtgagagaaatagccaatcaggagtgagctccatgcaaatgaagtactaaaatggaccaatcagaagttagggaagtggaccaatcagaaatgagaataataaccaatcaggagtgaaggaaataaccaatcagaaatgagctcagggaaccaatagaattttaggtgtaagttagccgctttagaggcagaaagtgagatagagcctttgggccagggaaccggacggtgctgggaggagacCAGCGgacctgcctaggggtcctgccggtatttttatggggcttcccgcctcagtaGAACctcccacattctggatttgtctGTTGCTCCACCATGATGACATTTAACTTACCCCTCTATTGCCTGTATCTTCTATAAATGAAAGTTAGCTCTTCAGACCTGGTTAAATTCAGGTTTGATTTGTTGAGGTTGGTGCTGTGAGCATTACACTGCATCACATTTGGGAGTCTGTGATGTTGGGTTGTCCTGCTTTCAGAAACACGGAGATTTGTGGCCTCAGCCTGATCCCTTCATGGTGAAATTCATGTCATATCCTTATCTAAGGCTTTTATACATTGATGACCCAATGGACTGGATGAATTATTTCACTAGGGATTCCAAAATGCTGtgtttctaattctgtcattctaTCCATATTTATTGGCTGAAATGCAAAATACtgagtttctaattttattattccttccacatttattaaCAGGAAGTCTGCTGTAAAGAACTTTCCCTCACAAGCTGGAGGAATTTGGTTACTCCACAGTACAGTTCATATAGAAAAGGCAAGAGAGGACAGATATCTTCATTGATACTGTTCACTGATATACACCAAGTGCTAGCATATTGTCTGGAGTATACAGGacactcatttattatttttaattgagtagaAATCCATATATTGGAATACTGTGTTGTTcctctttgaaaagaataattgTACATTTACCTATACTGACATGGTATAATACTTATaaataatgttgagtgaaaaagcaGGTTATAGAACAGTAAATAGAGAATagtcaatttttataaaatacgtattttttaaatgtatcaaaaaaTAGGATGAACatgataaaacaaacaataaaatgttaattgtagaaTTTAGATGGTGGTTACATGGGATTTCCCTGTTCAATTTATTCAAGttttcaggttttcattttattatgaaaatgttcatcgtgaaatgttgaaagaatatttataaaatatttttataaaatgtttataaaaatctgtatttctgaaGAGTGGGCTTGGGGTTTAGCATGGAACTTTTCAGGTTATACACCtcatataaagcaaaaattgtaaaatatccTTTGACGcagtaattccacttttaggaaCCTATCCTAATATAGGAatactaaatatagaaaaaattttaatgatggaAATACTTTCTAATAAAAATTCGGAAATATCCTGAATGTCTAATAATACAACAATCACATTGTGGcatagtaattaggtttattataaatgataaagacaataataataatacagaaagTGCTTAcggcacatttaaaaaaattgtgatacaGAAGTTTACTAACATgagtacaatttttttaagtggtgcACATAAACCACACAGTACTATCATATGAACCCAAAATTCCACTCTTAGATaaatatccaagagaaatgaaaacatatgttggaggaggatatagctcaatggtagagcgtgagcttagcatgcttgaggtcctaggttcaatccccagtacttctgttaaaataaaaacaaataaatctaacttacctccccctaaaatggaaaacattatgtctacacaaaaacttgtatacgAATGTTCACACagacattattcaaaatagccaaaaagcGGAAACAACCCAAGTCTATCAAttgataaaaggagaaataaaatgtggtctatccatattATGGGatattatttggtaataaaaagaaagagtactgatacatgctataacatggatgaaccttgtaAACATTATGCTAATTTAAAGAAGCCAGACTGAAAGGatatagtatgattccatttatttgaaatgatcAGAACAGGCcaatctatagaaacagaaagtaaattaatggTTGCCTAGGCCTGGTGGGTTGAGGGGAgacagggagtgactgctaatgggtatagagtttctttgggggatgatgaatATGTCCTAgaactgattgtggtgatggttgtacagctGCAAATATCCTAGAAAACaatgaactgtacattttaaataggtgaattgtatggtatgtgaattatatctcaatgaaactattataaaaacattctttttttggcaggggaggtaattaggttcagtTATTTAttctactggggattgaacccaggaccttgtatatgctaagcatgtgctctaccacttaagctatatccttccccctaAAAAACTTTAACTTAATGgtacacaaagaaaagaaaattggagaagaaaaaaataaatgtatttgaaatggtAGGATTATGGGTGATTAAATTCTACTTCCTGTATTTTCCAGTTGTTACAAGTATGTATTactcttataagaagagagacctttttaaaaagcaccagGTACAAGTTTCAGAtagctatttaaatgtaaataatcagCAGTACAGCATTCCATTTATCTCTTTGTAGGTCTGGGTTTTATATTTAAGCCTATCaatcataatatttttcttaatacgaatatattttcataaatagtacagatattatatatatatttttttcataatatacATATACTGCAGTTTGGTCACGAGGAGGGAGCCATGAATTCAGGCAGATGGGGAGTAGGTTGGGAAAGGTCAGATGAACCCAGGTCCAATGTTGGTCTAGCCCTCTCCACCAAGCGCCTCTACTTAAGAGCTCAAAGTCCCTTCCACTCTCCCGTTTAAGGCTCTACCCTACGCCTCGAGTCTCTTCCTGGTCCTGTCTCCCTTTTGGTGGGGTCACACCTCACCTGGGGGTGCCCCTCACCTGGGGTCACAGTCCCCTCCCACCGGAGGGGGTTTGGGGTTACAGGCCCACTGGCCATTGGTCCCTGCCTCCCTCGGCCTGGGTCCCAGTTTCCCGCCCAGGAAGCCGTGGTCCCTCCCCCGAGGCCGGCGGCCCCTCCCCCTGACCCATGGTGCCGGACCCCGGGGACCCAGGCCGTCCCGAGGTGtccctgggggccaggccagaGGACTCGGCGCCTGAGAGGCCCGCGCCGACCGCGTCGCCTCCGCGGGAGGCTGCCGACCACCCTCAGCCCTCGGCCTCGTCgccctctctgtcctccccgCGGCCGCCCACCGCGAGCCCGCGGGTGGGCAGGTCGCCGCTGCGCCGGGCCAGGTGGGGCGGGATGGCGGCCGGCACGTTGCTGGAGGCCGGCCTGGCCCGGGTGCTCTTCTACCCGACGCTACTGTACACAGTGTTTCGCGGGAAGATGCCGGGCCGCGCGCACCGCGACTGGTACAACCGCATCGACTCCACCGTGCTGCTGGGCGCGCTGCCGCTGCGGAACATGACGCGCCGGGTGAGCCGGGACGGGAGGCCGGGCCGCGCCGTGGCTGGGAGCCGGACGACCGCCGCCCGGGCCTCGGCGGCCCTTTCTGAGCCCCCTCTTTGCCTCGGCAGCTGGTACAGGACGAGAACGTGCGCGGGGTGATTACCATGAACGAGGAGTACGAGACGAGGTTCCTGTGCAACTCCTCAAAGGTGAGGCGCCGGAGttcctgggaggagctggggcagaGGCCTCCGCCGGCCTCGCCCACCACCCTGAAcctgggggaggttgggggaggggtgctgtagGTGACCTTGCCCCAGAGACAGGTGtcccaggctttttttttttttttttttttttgcctcttctgGAAGAGGATCTGGGCCTCTAAGCTTAAATGGCTTTGGCTGGAGGTAGAAACCTAATTTTGAAATAGAAACTGAtctgaaagacatttaaaagtagAGCTGACAAAGTCTGATTACTCCTTTGTGCACAAAtgtattctttactttttaatggcggtactggggattgaacaggACCTCAttcacgctaagcatgcactctaccactgaactataacCCTCTCGCACAAATGTATTCTTGATTTCGGTAACTTAAATCAGTAACCAGAACTGAAAGAACTTTCCTATGGcttactttcattcattcaacacttactgagcactaaGTATGGATCAGACGCTGTGTTAGGTACTCAAGATGAAGGCAGCTataaactgtaaaaagaaaagcTACCCCTTATCCCCCGTAAACTGATCATAAAATCACCCGCCGGAAAAACTGCATAGGACTCATGTGGCTTTGAGTTGAGGGAATTTTTATTCATGTGTTAGAGATGATAGTGGAACTCCAAAGCCCTGTCGTAAACAAAGCTCAGGCCTAAAAATTGATTTTCATTAAATGTGAATGCTTGTTTGTGGAACTCTTCAAAATGGTTATTAGACGTTGCCCTATCTTTACGGTTTTTGACTTCTATTAGCACTACGCAACCATCTTTCTTATTTACTGATAGAGCATAATGAACATGCAGTTATTTCAAcccacagattttttttgaaaccttaaaaatatttgtgactcacatttaaaatatattgatgagTGATGGCATACATTTTCAAAGAATGGATAACAGTTCCTTGGATTTCCCACAGTACTTTGCCACAAGACCTCAGGAGTTATTAGCCATAACAGTAAATGTTCCTGAATGTGGTCAGTCCTGTGGAACAAGAGGAGTCACAGAAAGTAGTCTGTCTCTGGGTGGGAAGCACTGACATTTCTAAGTGGCTATCTTATCTCACTAGCCTAGAGAAAAGAAGTATCcaaggcagtggttctcacatTTTAATGTGCCTAAGAGTTATCTGGCAGTCTTGTTGAAATAGCAGATTCCTAGGTACAACCCGTAGAGATTCTGGCTCAAGAACTCTAcagtggggcccagaaatctgaaTATTTAGCAGGCTCTCCGGGTGTTTTTGATGTAATTGATGCATAAGCCACCTGCTGCCaaattttgctgttttctgttaATTTCATGAGCTGTAAAAAATATTGATCTTCATTCAGAGTCATTAAGTCTCTTGTTTGCTAAAGAGATTAATAAGGGTAGTTAGAGCCTATCTGAAGTTTtgaggcaaattaaaaaaaaaaaaaagttgcccaGTTTTCCAGAGGCCTTATTCCtcctgtttattcttttcttccttctaagtGATAATATTGCAATAATGAAAGTAGGtgcagttattttaattttaaaatgaattagtgCTATTTTCTACCACAtactctcttaaaaaaaagtggtaaaaagAAGTCTTAgggcaagagaaacagaaagctcTTGCAAAACTTAGTAGCAAAACTGCAGCTGGATCACTGCACAGGCACCAAGATTATGCAAAAAGTTATACAACTATTGCAGATGAATTTTATACAGCTCATATTTTGCAGCTAAAGATTCAAATACCCATATGGTACTTTAAGAACACTTTAAATCTTGGACAATTCTAACTCAGCAGCATTGCTGTTGTGTGATGAAAGACCAACCATGTAGGTCAGCCATTTGAAAGACATTTCTGTAAgtctctttttaagaaaacagtaaaCAGTATATTCACACTGTAGTAAACAGTGAAGCATCCTTGTTGCTTTGCTGTCTCTTGGGAGCCCATCTTCCTGCTACTCACACCaagcttttttcattttcttttctgtgctggTGGATTTGGTTCCAGGAGTGGAAGAAAGTAGGAGTCGAGCAGCTGCGGCTCAGCACAGTGGACATGACTGGAGTCCCAACCTTGGCTAACCTCCAAAAAGGAGTCCAGTTTGCTCTCAAGTACCAGTCGCTAGGCCAGTCTGTCTATGTGCATTGTAAAGCTGGGCGTTCCAGAAGTGCCACTATGGTGGCAGCATATCTGATTCAGGTAGGAAAGGTCCTTCTGGACTGGTCCCTTTTACAACAGATTTCCAGAACTTCAGGAGCAGTCTATTGGCAGGCCTTGCTAGAAAGAACCATATTCCCAATTTCAGGCTGTTGGGAGGTGGAAAGTATCTGAACTTTGCAGACAGGCTGACCTCTGGCTTTGccacctgccagctgtgtgaccttaggcaaaagTGGCAAAAGTcaccctctctgaggctcagtttcctcaaactAAATCTGTTATGAAGCTTGAATGAGAAAGTATGGCAAGCACTGACCtagagtaggcactcaaaaaatgGAGTTGTGAAGGATGTTAATATCAGCAAAAGTCTGGAAACACTTGCTATAAATCTTATTTCAGAAATCTAGAACTGTAGATGATAGTGCTGATCACTTACAGCTCTATGGGATGCACATTTAAGTATTTCAGAGTAAAGTTCTGCACATTAGTTTCTAGAAACAGGATCCAACAAAATTTTGCCTATCAGTTTGTTACGATCGGCAGGTGGGATGCTTTTAAAGACATTAAGAAGCCAGTACTCTAGTCCCATCGATTC
This Camelus ferus isolate YT-003-E chromosome 10, BCGSAC_Cfer_1.0, whole genome shotgun sequence DNA region includes the following protein-coding sequences:
- the PTPMT1 gene encoding phosphatidylglycerophosphatase and protein-tyrosine phosphatase 1 isoform X1, whose product is MVPDPGDPGRPEVSLGARPEDSAPERPAPTASPPREAADHPQPSASSPSLSSPRPPTASPRVGRSPLRRARWGGMAAGTLLEAGLARVLFYPTLLYTVFRGKMPGRAHRDWYNRIDSTVLLGALPLRNMTRRLVQDENVRGVITMNEEYETRFLCNSSKEWKKVGVEQLRLSTVDMTGVPTLANLQKGVQFALKYQSLGQSVYVHCKAGRSRSATMVAAYLIQAYSWTPDEAVRALTRIRSHIYIRPGQVEVLKEFHKVITAGAAKDETRHTSQT
- the PTPMT1 gene encoding phosphatidylglycerophosphatase and protein-tyrosine phosphatase 1 isoform X2, with translation MVPDPGDPGRPEVSLGARPEDSAPERPAPTASPPREAADHPQPSASSPSLSSPRPPTASPRVGRSPLRRARWGGMAAGTLLEAGLARVLFYPTLLYTVFRGKMPGRAHRDWYNRIDSTVLLGALPLRNMTRRLVQDENVRGVITMNEEYETRFLCNSSKAYSWTPDEAVRALTRIRSHIYIRPGQVEVLKEFHKVITAGAAKDETRHTSQT